A portion of the Pseudomonas koreensis genome contains these proteins:
- a CDS encoding MarR family winged helix-turn-helix transcriptional regulator: MKHFTPEEFKHCHLGLLLGRAALLKDRIIDTHMEPHGITAAQFKVLIIMAQFGVDTPAELCRHLSLDSGSMTRMLDRLEQKAFLLRQRSEGDRRQVQLKLTEQGQQLADRLPHIGADAMNELAGAISRDELKTLEYILKKILLAAGDPITVQRLGEHNER; the protein is encoded by the coding sequence ATGAAGCATTTCACCCCGGAAGAATTCAAACATTGCCACCTCGGCCTCTTGCTCGGCCGTGCCGCGTTGCTCAAGGACCGGATCATCGACACCCACATGGAACCCCACGGCATCACCGCCGCGCAGTTCAAGGTGTTGATCATCATGGCCCAGTTCGGCGTCGACACACCGGCCGAGCTGTGCCGGCACTTGTCGCTCGATAGCGGTTCGATGACGCGCATGCTCGATCGCCTCGAACAGAAGGCTTTTCTGCTTCGTCAGCGCAGCGAAGGTGACCGTCGTCAGGTGCAGCTGAAGCTGACCGAGCAGGGCCAGCAACTGGCCGATCGCCTGCCGCACATCGGTGCCGATGCGATGAATGAACTGGCCGGCGCCATTTCCCGCGACGAGCTGAAGACTTTGGAATACATCCTGAAGAAAATCCTTCTGGCCGCCGGTGACCCGATCACCGTCCAGCGTTTGGGTGAACACAATGAGCGCTAA
- a CDS encoding fimbrial protein, translating into MKRFQLQRPVPLTKLIHTLCLTLLFASGYAGAANCSLYPGHHQTTITMQVPATLSVPRDTPNGTVIYESPPLTMGPTPSSYKCTTEFSYGVQNNVGVSKSGDLVYAIGNTGLAWQWSFKDNITIPIYPAIRREAGGYGWDTTRHVLRLIKIADVIDAQKIPAGTLGVFHADGVSPLAMATNGTTIVPQSCETPDIKVDMGSHDISAFSYNGAYSKSVNFDISLNNCPTGINKVTYTLLPTSTSPAQNATAGIVKLSADSTAQGMALQVLNSDGNPLVLNQSHVFTDYPSVGGNLKIPLSARYFRIAETAGNGGFDKGMRAGTANATIAFVMSYL; encoded by the coding sequence ATGAAGCGTTTCCAACTACAGCGCCCTGTCCCGCTGACGAAATTGATTCACACGCTGTGCCTGACTTTACTCTTCGCGTCCGGCTACGCGGGCGCAGCTAATTGCTCGCTCTACCCGGGTCATCATCAAACAACTATTACCATGCAAGTACCGGCTACACTTTCGGTCCCTCGCGATACGCCTAATGGCACCGTAATATATGAAAGTCCTCCACTCACAATGGGCCCTACGCCCAGCTCGTATAAATGCACTACCGAGTTTTCATATGGTGTTCAGAACAACGTCGGCGTATCCAAATCGGGCGACCTCGTTTACGCCATCGGAAATACCGGGCTCGCATGGCAGTGGTCCTTCAAGGACAACATCACCATACCCATTTATCCGGCAATTCGGCGAGAAGCGGGCGGATATGGATGGGACACCACAAGGCACGTGCTAAGACTAATCAAGATAGCGGACGTAATCGATGCGCAGAAAATCCCCGCAGGAACACTGGGGGTTTTCCATGCAGACGGTGTCTCACCACTGGCAATGGCCACCAACGGCACAACTATCGTCCCTCAATCATGCGAAACACCTGACATCAAAGTGGACATGGGCTCACATGACATAAGTGCTTTTTCCTATAACGGCGCCTATTCGAAATCCGTCAATTTTGACATCAGCCTTAACAACTGCCCGACAGGCATAAACAAAGTAACTTATACCCTACTGCCTACCTCAACTTCCCCCGCGCAGAACGCCACGGCAGGCATCGTAAAACTGAGTGCAGATTCGACTGCTCAAGGTATGGCTTTGCAAGTACTCAACAGTGATGGAAACCCCCTGGTTTTGAATCAAAGTCATGTGTTCACGGACTATCCCTCTGTGGGGGGCAACTTGAAGATCCCCCTGAGCGCTCGATACTTTCGCATCGCTGAAACCGCTGGCAATGGTGGGTTTGACAAGGGCATGCGCGCCGGAACAGCCAACGCAACGATTGCGTTTGTCATGAGTTACCTGTGA
- a CDS encoding ATP-binding protein — protein sequence MRLKNYLHQISPVLSTPHAARRLLRIFAWVLLLGILGGVYSFLLFTFNNEISQRRSYMSSAIAEAHTFFTTREALLESLSLSATRQTALSAPLSEEEIRLLLGQAPGKQWSIWLTQRMRDYLQARKLNLLYVSSGAEAQVWRLYNTTPMAGDFPQAMLERLETLKRDNTSALKEIWLTHNSQGHSQLYIFIRLDERDLDSGWLGLEMDDREISNALSDHSAGEFTMFNSQGMPLFSNSRKPPPGQDLPLLRQQDFFGFVGDGWLPEQLVLRKQLKSSDWQLTYSIDLLAVVRALWPQILGALAFCLASISLVWLLIRRLEHRFITPTLQRIQALVESELFSRDVIQTAPVALCVLRRSDAQVVLENTLARQWLGECSQQLGPGWIRAAFADESPCLTDYFETADGRHLYLSCAPTRYKGEDVLLCAFSDISARRQIEAALEQARQSADAANEAKTLFLATMSHEIRTPLYGVLGTLELLARTRLDAQQKGYLRAIEGSSATLLQLICDVLDVSKIEAGQLALELSDFCVVTLAQEVVQGYAAAAQGKGLQLYACFDPQLPDSLVGDVSRVRQVLNNLLNNAVKFTDSGRVVLRIKVQAREGERVCVQWQVSDTGRGIAHADQAFIFEPFYQTQGNSHVVAGTGLGLPICLRLTHLMDGTLRMVSEPGLGSSFSLTLPLEQRSGDALPEVKAKLAAETVYVVSPVRELAESLAGWLRRWGALPHLGAPASHESADRGVLLELYPEPLAQRSDLHWSGPRVLASGDAACEPQSTGDGWTANLNDLAAIRQAVRQAQGGPVIEHQRPSPTAALAPLHLHILVAEDNAINQLILRDQLQELGCTVALASDGEEALSLWQDESFDVVLTDVNMPRLNGYELAKALRHLGCTTPIIGATANALRGEEALCLAAGMNHCLIKPFTLRALSTVLAPYQRVTDEVI from the coding sequence ATGCGATTGAAGAATTACCTCCATCAGATCAGCCCTGTGCTGTCCACGCCTCACGCTGCGCGACGCTTGTTGCGCATTTTTGCGTGGGTGCTGCTGCTGGGCATTCTCGGCGGCGTGTACAGCTTTCTGCTGTTCACCTTCAACAACGAAATCTCTCAGCGGCGCAGCTACATGAGCAGCGCCATTGCCGAGGCGCACACTTTTTTCACCACCCGCGAGGCGCTGCTGGAAAGCCTGAGTTTGTCGGCGACCCGGCAGACTGCGTTAAGCGCGCCGTTGTCCGAAGAGGAAATTCGCCTGTTGCTGGGACAAGCGCCGGGCAAGCAATGGAGCATCTGGCTGACCCAGCGCATGCGCGACTATCTGCAAGCGCGCAAACTGAATCTGCTCTACGTCAGCAGCGGCGCCGAGGCGCAGGTATGGCGTCTGTATAACACGACACCCATGGCCGGTGATTTTCCGCAGGCCATGCTCGAGCGCTTGGAAACCCTCAAACGCGACAACACCAGCGCCCTCAAAGAAATCTGGCTGACGCACAATTCGCAGGGGCACTCGCAGCTGTACATCTTCATTCGTCTGGATGAGCGCGACCTTGATTCCGGCTGGCTGGGTCTGGAGATGGACGACCGTGAGATCTCCAATGCGCTGAGCGACCACAGCGCTGGCGAGTTCACCATGTTCAACTCGCAAGGCATGCCGCTGTTCAGCAACAGCCGCAAGCCGCCGCCCGGGCAGGATCTGCCGCTGTTGCGCCAGCAGGACTTCTTCGGCTTCGTCGGTGACGGCTGGCTACCCGAGCAACTGGTGTTGCGCAAACAGCTGAAATCCTCGGACTGGCAACTGACCTACTCCATCGACTTGCTCGCCGTGGTGCGGGCGTTGTGGCCGCAGATTCTCGGCGCGCTGGCGTTCTGTCTGGCCAGTATCAGCCTGGTTTGGCTGTTGATCCGGCGTTTGGAACATCGCTTCATCACGCCGACCCTGCAGCGCATTCAGGCCTTGGTCGAAAGCGAGCTGTTCAGCCGCGACGTGATCCAGACCGCGCCGGTGGCGCTCTGCGTATTGCGGCGCAGCGATGCGCAGGTGGTGCTGGAAAACACCCTCGCCCGGCAATGGCTGGGCGAATGCAGCCAGCAACTCGGGCCTGGCTGGATCCGCGCTGCGTTTGCGGATGAATCGCCGTGCCTCACCGATTATTTCGAAACCGCCGACGGTCGCCACCTGTACCTGAGCTGCGCGCCGACCCGTTACAAGGGCGAGGACGTGTTGCTTTGCGCCTTCAGCGACATCAGCGCACGCCGGCAGATCGAAGCGGCGCTGGAGCAGGCACGCCAGTCCGCCGATGCCGCCAACGAAGCGAAGACCCTGTTTCTGGCGACCATGAGCCACGAGATCCGCACGCCGCTGTATGGCGTACTCGGCACACTGGAGCTGCTCGCCCGGACCCGACTCGACGCTCAGCAGAAAGGTTACTTGCGAGCGATCGAAGGCTCGTCCGCAACCCTGCTGCAACTGATCTGCGATGTGCTCGATGTATCGAAAATCGAAGCCGGGCAACTGGCGCTGGAATTGAGTGACTTTTGCGTCGTGACGCTGGCGCAGGAAGTGGTGCAGGGATACGCGGCGGCGGCGCAGGGCAAGGGCTTGCAGCTGTATGCCTGCTTCGACCCGCAACTGCCCGACAGCCTGGTCGGTGATGTCAGCCGCGTGCGCCAGGTTCTGAATAATCTGTTGAACAACGCGGTGAAATTCACCGATTCGGGACGCGTGGTGTTGCGGATCAAGGTGCAGGCCCGTGAGGGTGAGCGCGTCTGCGTGCAATGGCAGGTCTCGGACACCGGTCGCGGGATTGCCCACGCGGATCAGGCGTTTATTTTCGAACCGTTTTATCAGACCCAGGGCAACAGCCATGTGGTCGCTGGTACCGGGCTGGGTCTGCCGATCTGCCTGCGCCTGACCCATTTGATGGACGGCACGCTGCGCATGGTCAGCGAGCCGGGGCTGGGCAGCAGTTTTTCCCTGACTTTGCCGCTGGAGCAGCGCTCGGGCGATGCGCTGCCTGAAGTGAAGGCGAAACTCGCGGCCGAGACCGTTTACGTGGTGTCACCAGTGCGCGAATTGGCCGAGAGCCTGGCGGGCTGGCTGCGTCGTTGGGGCGCTCTGCCGCACCTTGGTGCGCCAGCCAGCCACGAGTCTGCCGACCGTGGCGTGTTGCTGGAGTTGTACCCGGAGCCGCTGGCGCAGCGCAGCGACCTGCACTGGTCTGGTCCGCGAGTGCTGGCCAGCGGCGATGCAGCCTGTGAGCCGCAGAGCACCGGCGACGGCTGGACGGCGAACCTGAACGATCTGGCCGCGATCCGCCAGGCCGTGCGTCAGGCGCAGGGCGGCCCCGTCATTGAGCATCAGCGGCCCTCGCCAACCGCCGCGCTGGCGCCCTTGCACCTGCACATCCTCGTCGCCGAAGACAATGCGATCAATCAGTTGATCCTGCGCGACCAGTTGCAAGAGCTGGGCTGCACGGTGGCGCTGGCCAGCGATGGCGAAGAAGCCTTGTCGCTCTGGCAGGACGAAAGCTTCGATGTGGTCCTGACGGACGTCAACATGCCGCGCCTCAACGGCTATGAACTGGCCAAGGCCCTGCGACATCTGGGCTGCACCACGCCGATCATCGGCGCCACCGCCAACGCCCTGCGCGGCGAAGAGGCGTTGTGCCTGGCCGCCGGGATGAATCACTGCCTGATCAAACCTTTCACGCTGCGAGCCTTGTCGACTGTCCTGGCTCCCTACCAACGAGTCACCGATGAAGTCATCTAG
- a CDS encoding EAL domain-containing response regulator, with protein MKSSSLLIVEDHPFQHLYLQNLFNALGVFDLEFARDGEEALRRLQNREFDLVLTDLLMPGMDGVQFIQGLAAQKSRPALAIMSAASRRMLMGASLVASNLQVKVIGLISKPVNSAALRCLIEQLQALRQDVAVTAHAGIDRQSLLRALDNAELQAWFQPKKALDNGRIVAAEALVRWMHPEHGTLLPGAFLPALIAHDLEEHLLWRMLEQAIAAQSVWRQQGYDIPVSINLPTHLLNSHDLPDRILAFVLQHDGLPARICFELMECSVPDDISNFYAGACRLRIKGFGLSQDDFGKGYSSYMNLVSAPFTELKIDRALVKGCNSNAELAQALTSIVTLGRQLGLTVVAEGVETAQELALLRKIDCTQVQGFLISHAVSSEQFQQLLSHDGPANVW; from the coding sequence ATGAAGTCATCTAGTCTGCTGATTGTCGAAGATCATCCGTTTCAGCATCTGTACTTGCAGAACCTGTTCAACGCGCTGGGCGTGTTCGATCTGGAGTTTGCCCGGGACGGCGAAGAAGCCTTGCGGCGCCTGCAGAATCGCGAATTCGATCTGGTGCTCACCGATCTGCTGATGCCGGGCATGGATGGCGTGCAGTTCATCCAGGGCCTTGCGGCGCAGAAGTCGCGTCCGGCTCTGGCGATCATGAGTGCTGCCTCCCGGCGCATGTTGATGGGCGCGAGTCTGGTGGCGAGCAACCTGCAAGTGAAGGTCATCGGGCTGATTTCCAAACCGGTCAACAGCGCGGCATTGCGCTGCCTGATCGAGCAGTTGCAGGCACTACGTCAGGACGTTGCGGTTACTGCGCATGCCGGTATCGATCGGCAGAGTCTTTTGCGTGCGCTGGATAACGCTGAGCTGCAAGCCTGGTTTCAACCCAAGAAGGCGCTGGACAATGGCCGCATCGTTGCCGCCGAAGCACTGGTGCGCTGGATGCATCCCGAACATGGCACCTTGTTGCCGGGAGCGTTCCTGCCAGCGCTGATCGCCCACGACCTTGAAGAACATCTGCTCTGGCGCATGCTCGAACAGGCGATTGCCGCCCAATCGGTATGGCGCCAACAAGGCTATGACATTCCGGTGTCGATCAACCTGCCGACGCACCTGCTCAACAGCCACGACCTGCCTGATCGCATACTCGCGTTTGTCCTGCAACACGACGGGCTGCCGGCGCGGATCTGCTTCGAGCTGATGGAGTGCTCGGTGCCTGATGACATCAGTAATTTCTATGCCGGGGCCTGCCGCTTGCGCATCAAGGGTTTCGGCTTGTCCCAGGATGATTTCGGCAAGGGCTACAGTTCCTACATGAATCTGGTGTCGGCGCCCTTCACCGAACTGAAAATCGACCGCGCGCTGGTGAAAGGTTGCAACAGCAACGCGGAACTGGCACAGGCCCTGACCAGTATCGTCACCCTCGGTCGGCAACTGGGCCTGACGGTGGTGGCCGAAGGTGTGGAAACTGCGCAAGAACTTGCTCTGTTGCGTAAGATCGACTGCACTCAGGTCCAGGGTTTCCTGATCTCCCACGCGGTGTCTTCGGAGCAGTTCCAGCAGTTGCTCAGCCACGACGGCCCGGCGAATGTCTGGTGA
- a CDS encoding HlyD family secretion protein, giving the protein MATAENTQAQDNTPDTGNPRKRKVMLLALAVVVLLAIAGVWTYHEFIGRFNESTDDAYVNGNVVEITPLVTGTVVSIGADDGDLVHEGQVLVNFDPNDAEVGLQSAKAKLARTVRQARGLYSNVDGMKAQVNAQQAEVQKAQDNYNRRKNLAQGGAISQEELSHARDDLTSAQNALANAKQQLKTTSALVDDTVVSSHPDVMSAAADLRQAYLTNARSILIAPVTGYVAKRTVQLGQRVQPGTALMAVIPLDQLWIDANFKETQLRDMRIGQPVDIEADIYGSDVKYSGTVDSLGAGTGSAFALLPAQNATGNWIKIVQRVPVRIHINAEERAKHPLRVGLSTNVEVNLHDQSGPVLAQQPPQKASFSTNVYERQLAEADAMIAQLIHDNSAAAGKTAQR; this is encoded by the coding sequence ATGGCCACTGCCGAAAACACCCAAGCTCAAGACAACACCCCGGACACCGGCAACCCGCGCAAACGCAAGGTGATGCTGCTGGCCCTCGCCGTGGTCGTCCTGCTCGCCATCGCCGGCGTCTGGACCTATCACGAATTCATCGGGCGCTTTAACGAAAGCACCGACGATGCCTACGTCAACGGCAACGTGGTGGAGATCACGCCGCTGGTCACCGGCACCGTGGTCAGCATCGGCGCCGACGACGGTGATCTGGTCCACGAAGGCCAGGTGCTGGTCAACTTCGACCCCAACGATGCCGAAGTCGGCCTGCAAAGTGCCAAGGCCAAACTGGCGCGCACCGTGCGTCAGGCGCGCGGTTTGTACAGCAACGTCGATGGCATGAAAGCGCAGGTCAACGCGCAGCAGGCCGAAGTGCAGAAAGCCCAGGACAACTACAACCGCCGCAAAAATCTGGCTCAGGGCGGGGCGATTTCCCAGGAAGAGCTGTCCCACGCTCGCGACGACCTGACCTCGGCGCAGAACGCTTTGGCCAACGCTAAACAGCAACTGAAAACCACCAGTGCCCTGGTCGACGACACCGTGGTCTCGTCGCACCCGGACGTGATGTCGGCAGCTGCCGATCTGCGTCAGGCCTACCTGACCAATGCCCGCAGCATCTTGATCGCGCCGGTCACTGGTTACGTCGCCAAGCGCACCGTGCAACTCGGTCAGCGCGTGCAGCCGGGCACCGCGTTGATGGCGGTGATTCCGCTGGATCAGCTGTGGATCGACGCCAACTTCAAGGAAACCCAACTGCGTGACATGCGCATCGGCCAGCCGGTGGATATCGAGGCCGATATTTATGGCAGCGACGTGAAATACAGCGGCACCGTCGACAGCCTCGGCGCTGGTACCGGCAGCGCATTTGCCTTGCTGCCGGCGCAGAACGCCACCGGTAACTGGATCAAGATCGTCCAGCGCGTGCCGGTGCGGATTCACATCAATGCTGAAGAACGGGCAAAGCACCCGTTGCGTGTCGGTCTGTCGACCAACGTCGAAGTGAATCTGCACGACCAGAGCGGCCCGGTGCTGGCCCAGCAACCGCCGCAAAAGGCCTCGTTCAGCACCAACGTCTACGAGCGCCAACTGGCCGAGGCGGACGCGATGATTGCGCAACTGATCCACGACAACAGCGCCGCAGCGGGCAAGACCGCACAGCGCTGA
- a CDS encoding efflux transporter outer membrane subunit, whose amino-acid sequence MSAKTLRSSLTLLLSAMILAGCANYSGLDTEGQRLDAAQLKTAKSLQGVTLSPAAWPKSDWWSSLGDPQLDGLIREALHDSPDMQIAEARAHQASAAAYAADAERYPTLDASAGLSRSRLARDQDPLGQGGAYATVRNVSAGFNYNFDLWGGQRDAWEAALGEARAAEVDRQAAQLTLAADVARAYSDLGQAHIVYDLASEDLKRTRQMLDLSQRRLSSGIDSQYQFQQTQSLEASSQASLIDAEKRLNSAKIALAVLLGKGPDRGNEIARPTVLQASAVAVPSVLPAELLGRRPDLVAARWRVEAASKDIDAAKTRFYPNLNLSASAGAESLLGDAMFGSASRFFNIAPTVSLPIFDGGRLRASLDARDADYDLAVAQYNKSLVKALGDVGDTINQLRDIGRQIGAQRHATDIAQDSYNTVVQRYGSGIGNYLDVLSIEQQLLQAQRQLATLNAEQIDLSIQLMQALGGGFQGENLNAANASPASSHY is encoded by the coding sequence ATGAGCGCTAAGACCTTGCGCAGCAGCCTGACGCTGTTGCTGTCGGCGATGATCCTCGCCGGTTGCGCCAACTACAGCGGCCTCGACACCGAAGGCCAGCGCCTCGACGCGGCGCAGTTGAAGACAGCGAAGTCTCTGCAAGGCGTAACCCTGTCGCCGGCGGCATGGCCGAAAAGCGACTGGTGGAGCAGCCTCGGCGATCCGCAGCTTGACGGGCTGATCCGCGAAGCCCTGCACGACAGCCCGGACATGCAGATCGCTGAAGCCCGCGCGCACCAGGCCAGCGCCGCCGCGTATGCCGCCGATGCCGAACGTTATCCGACCCTCGACGCCAGCGCCGGCCTCAGCCGTTCGCGTCTGGCCCGGGATCAGGATCCGTTGGGGCAGGGCGGCGCCTACGCGACGGTGCGCAATGTCAGCGCCGGCTTCAATTACAACTTCGACTTATGGGGCGGCCAGCGCGATGCCTGGGAAGCCGCACTCGGCGAGGCGCGCGCTGCTGAAGTCGATCGTCAGGCCGCGCAGCTGACCCTCGCCGCTGACGTCGCCCGCGCGTACAGCGATCTCGGTCAGGCGCACATCGTTTACGACCTCGCCAGCGAAGACCTCAAGCGCACCCGGCAAATGCTCGACCTCAGTCAGCGCCGCTTGAGTTCGGGGATCGACAGCCAGTACCAGTTCCAGCAAACCCAGAGTCTGGAAGCCAGTTCTCAGGCCAGCCTGATCGACGCGGAAAAACGCCTGAACAGCGCGAAAATCGCCTTGGCGGTATTGCTCGGGAAGGGCCCGGATCGCGGCAACGAAATCGCCCGACCGACAGTCCTGCAAGCCAGTGCCGTGGCGGTGCCGTCGGTGTTGCCAGCGGAACTGCTCGGTCGCCGCCCGGATCTGGTCGCGGCGCGCTGGCGTGTCGAGGCGGCGAGCAAAGACATCGATGCGGCGAAAACCCGTTTCTATCCCAACTTGAACCTGTCGGCCTCGGCCGGCGCCGAGTCGTTGCTCGGTGATGCGATGTTCGGTTCCGCCAGCCGTTTCTTCAATATCGCGCCGACCGTGTCATTACCGATCTTCGATGGCGGACGCCTGCGTGCCAGCCTCGATGCCCGCGACGCCGATTACGATCTGGCGGTGGCGCAGTACAACAAAAGCCTGGTGAAAGCCCTCGGCGATGTCGGCGACACCATCAACCAGTTGCGTGATATCGGCCGCCAGATCGGCGCGCAGCGACACGCCACCGACATTGCTCAGGATTCTTACAACACCGTCGTCCAGCGTTACGGTTCCGGCATTGGCAACTACCTGGACGTGCTCAGCATCGAGCAGCAATTGCTCCAGGCCCAGCGTCAGCTGGCGACCCTCAATGCCGAGCAGATCGACCTGTCGATTCAACTGATGCAAGCGCTGGGCGGCGGCTTTCAGGGTGAAAACCTGAACGCAGCCAACGCCAGCCCAGCCTCGTCGCACTACTAA